From the genome of Phyllostomus discolor isolate MPI-MPIP mPhyDis1 chromosome 12, mPhyDis1.pri.v3, whole genome shotgun sequence, one region includes:
- the LOC114488603 gene encoding tubulin polyglutamylase TTLL13-like isoform X1 — MEPTTCKSSESEEDYVEEEESEEECDKEEDAIPPDPSQQTLSKADCEALGNEVALSIVATKIPKKDIAPARLDDLGVGRRKRKQKCRALAINLTNCRYESVRRAAQTCGLKEVGEDEEWTVYWTDCAVSLERVMDMKRFQKINHFPGMTEICRKDLLARNMKRMQRLYPLEYHIFPRTWCLPSDYGDFQACGRQRKTRTFICKPDSGSQGRGIFLTRNPRDIKPGEHMICQQYISKPFLIDGFKFDMRVYVLLTSCDPLRIFMYEEGLARFATMPYVEPNQNNLDDICMHLTNYAINKHNENFVRDDAVGSKRKLSTLNAWLREHSYDPREIWGGIEDIIIKTVISAHSVLRHNYRTCFPQYLSGGTCACFEILGFDILLDHKLKPWLLEVNHSPSFTTDSPLDQEVKDALLCDTLVLINLRGCDKRKVLEEDKRRVKGRLLQGQQELREARREQTELSQAALLDQECYEDSHLGGYRRIYPGPDTEKYMPFFKHSGSLFQETAASKAREECARQQLEEIRLKQEQRDILDTKRRRENKEQSQGESAGERSCCKTRLRGFPTHLAYRSRNRKKELLPGYSDTMQPQEIVEEEELERLKALLQRENLIRSMGIVEQITSMVHPSNRDQKKLHEYRSRSHPDGLSSQELPSMSLFPLVLLSGADKEQGPPPVLQPVRSHELIPRILGPLPRMNTALLPHARYYLQPRNVNWIRDPAAFVPCSLSTKKSDERCFPIPRVRPDSRKYAKLAMVTEVPPAGIPAGMLPNIVRHLQQRGNVGGSGAICRLLCAGAWWWKWQKQSQHSTNTTGKWTSKRTDDNTVWGKMLEGSTGCHSSVLAIERQLGKGRK, encoded by the exons ATGGAGCCGACTACCTGTAAGAGCAGCGAATCAGAGGAAGACTATGTTGAGGAAGAGGAGTCCGAGGAGGAGTGTGATAAGGAGGAAGACGCCATCCCTCCCGACCCTTCTCAGCAGACACTCTCAAAGGCGGACTGTGAGGCGCTGGGGAATGAAGTTGCCTTATCCATTGTAGCCACGAAGATTCCAAAAAAAGACATAGCCCCAGCTCGCTTAGATGATTTAGGGgttgggagaaggaagagaaagcagaaatgCAG AGCCCTGGCCATCAACCTGACCAACTGCAGGTACGAGAGTG TGCGCCGGGCGGCCCAGACGTGCGGCctgaaggaggtgggggaagacGAGGAGTGGACCGTGTACTGGACAGACTGCGCTGTCTCGCTGGAACGCGTCATGGACATGAAGAGGTTTCAG AAAATCAACCACTTCCCGGGCATGACGGAGATCTGCCGCAAAGACCTGCTGGCCCGGAACATGAAGCGCATGCAGAGACTCTACCCCCTGGAGTACCACATCTTCCCGCGCACCTGGTGCCTCCCCTCGGA CTACGGGGACTTCCAGGCCTGTGGTCGTCAGCGGAAAACACGAACGTTTATCTGCAAGCCAGACAGCGGCTCCCAGGGCCGCGGCATCTTCCTCACCCGGAACCCCCGGGACATCAAGCCGGGAGAGCACATGATCTGCCAGCAGTACATCTCCAAG CCCTTCCTCATCGACGGCTTCAAGTTCGACATGCGCGTCTACGTCCTGCTCACGTCCTGTGACCCCCTGCGGATCTTCATGTACGAGGAGGGCCTGGCCCGCTTCGCCACCATGCCCTACGTGGAGCCCAACCAGAACAACCTG GATGACATCTGCATGCACCTGACCAACTACGCCATCAACAAGCACAACGAGAACTTTGTCCGCGACGACGCCGTGGGCAGCAAGAG GAAGCTGTCCACGCTCAACGCCTGGCTGCGAGAACACAGCTACGACCCCCGAGAGATATGGGGGGGCATCGAGGACATCATCATCAAAACCGTCATCTCGGCCCACTCGGTGCTGCGCCACAACTACCGGACCTGCTTTCCCCAATACCTGAGCGGGGGCACTTGTGCCTGTTTTGAGATCCTTGGTTTCGACATCTTGCTGGACCACAAgctgaagccctggctgctggag GTGAACCACTCTCCCAGCTTCACCACGGACTCGCCGCTGGACCAAGAGGTGAAGGACGCGCTGCTCTGCGACACGCTGGTCCTCATCAACCTGCGCGGCTGCGACAAGCGGAAGGTGCTGGAGGAAGACAAGCGGCGCGTGAAAGGCCGGCTCCTGCAGGGCCAGCAGGAGTTGCGCGAAGCCAG GCGCGAACAGACCGAGTTGTCCCAGGCGGCGCTGCTGGACCAGGAATGCTACGAGGATTCCCACCTTGGGGGCTACCGGAGGATCTACCCCGGGCCCGACACAGAGAAGTACATGCCCTTCTTCAAGCACAGCGGCTCCCTCTTCCAGGAGACGGCGGCCTCCAAGGCCAGAGAGGAGTGCGCCAG gcagcagctggaagagatCCGCCTCAAGCAGGAGCAGCGCGACATCTTAGACACGAAGCGGCGGAGGGAGAACAAGGAGCAGAGCCAGGGGGAGTCGGCAGGGGAGAGGAGCTGCTGCAAGACCCGGCTCCGGGGCTTCCCCACCCACCTGGCCTACCGGAGCCGGAACCGGAAGAAAGAG CTGCTACCAGGATACTCGGACACCATGCAGCCTCAGGAAAtcgtggaggaggaggagctggagcggCTGAAGGCCCTGCTGCAACGGGAAAACCTCATCCGGAGCATGGGCATTGTAGAGCAGATCACCAGCATGGTGCACCCCAGCAACCGGGACCAGAAGAAGCTTCACGAGTATCGG TCTAGATCTCATCCGGACGGGCTGAGCAGTCAAGAACTGccgtctatgagtctgttcccattgGTCCTCCTGAGCGGGGCGGACAAAGAGCAGGGCCCTCCTCCTGTCCTGCAGCCAGTTCGATCCCACGAGTTGATCCCCAGGATCTTAGGGCCACTGCCACGCATGAATACTGCACTTCTGCCTCATGCCCGGTACTACCTACAGCCCAGGAACGTCAACTGGATAAGAGATCCGGCCGCCTTTGTCCCCTGTTCATTGTCAACGAAGAAATCTGACGAGCGCTGTTTTCCCATTCCCAGAGTCAGGCCCGATAGCCGTAAGTATGCAAAACTAGCTATGGTCACTGAGGTCCCACCAGCAGGGATTCCAGCTGGGATGCTCCCAAATATAGTGCGGCATCTCCAGCAGCGCGGGAACGTGGGAGGCA
- the SEMA4B gene encoding semaphorin-4B translates to MAPGTQSLLLLPLLLPPLLLPPPSAEAHVPRISLPLGSEERPLLRFQAENVSNYTALLLSGDGKTLYVGAREALFALSSSASFLPGGRYQELLWSADAQRKHQCSFKGKDPQRDCQNYIKILLPLNSSHLFACGTGAFSPLCTYINVENFTLARDQAGNVLLEDGKGRCPFDPNFKSTALMVDGELYTGTVSNFQGNDPAISRSRSRRPTKTESSLNWLQDPAFVASAYVPESLGSLQGDDDKIYFFFSETGKEFEFFENTIVSRVARICKGDEGGGRILQQRWTSFLKAQLLCSRPEDGFPFNVLQDVFTLSPGPQDWQDTLFYGVFTSQWHGGTAEGSAVCVFSMRDVQRVFNGLYKEVNRETQQWYTVTYPAPTPRPGSCITNSTRERRIHSSLQLPDRVLNFLKDHFLMDGQVRSRLLLLQPQARYQRVAVHRVLGLHGAYDVLFLGTGDGRLHKAVSVGNRVHVVEELQVFPPGQPVQNLLLDTGRGLLYAASHLGVVQVPVANCSLYWTCGDCVLARDPYCAWSGSKCLHFSLYRSEAASRPWVQDIERADARNLCNASWTRARVAVPADKQPCAHVRFQPNTVNTLACPLLSNLATRLWLHNGVPVNSSASCRVLPTGDLLLVGSQQELGEFQCWSLEGNFQQLVARYCPKVEGPVAGRGGKVPLTSRVSAPAQGKASWGAARSYWTEFLVMSVLFVFAVVLLLLFALYRYRDGMKLFLKQGECASVHPKTRPVVAPPETRPLNGVGPPSTPLDHRGYQALSDNSPGPRVFTESEKRPLSVHDSLVEVSPVCPRPRVRLGSDIRDSVV, encoded by the exons ATGGCCCCGGGGACCCAGTCGCTGTTGCTGCTGCCGCTTCTGCTGCCGCCGCTTCTGCTGCCGCCACCGAGCGCTGAGGCGCACGTCCCCCGGATCAGCCTGCCGCTGG gctcCGAAGAGCGGCCGCTCCTCAGATTCCAAGCTGAGAATGTCTCCAACTACACGGCCCTGCTGCTGAGCGGCGACGGCAAGACGCTGTACGTGGGTGCCCGGGAGGCCCTCTTCGCGCTCAGCAGCAGCGCCAGCTTCCTGCCGGGCGGGAGGTACCAGGAG ctgctgtggAGCGCAGACGCCCAGAGGAAACACCAGTGCAGCTTCAAGGGCAAGGACCCGCAG CGTGACTGTCAAAACTATATCAAGATCCTCCTGCCACTCAACAGCAGCCACCTGTTCGCCTGCGGCACGGGGGCCTTCAGCCCCCTGTGCACCTACATC AACGTGGAGAACTTCACACTGGCGAGGGACCAGGCGGGGAATGTCCTTCTGGAAGACGGCAAGGGCCGTTGTCCCTTTGACCCCAACTTCAAGTCCACGGCTCTCATGGTTG ACGGTGAGCTCTACACCGGAACGGTCAGCAACTTCCAGGGGAACGACCCGGCCATCTCCCGGAGCCGCAGCCGCCGCCCCACCAAGACCGAGAGCTCCCTCAACTGGCTGCAAG ACCCAGCGTTCGTGGCCTCAGCCTACGTCCCCGAGAGCCTGGGCAGCTTGCAAGGGGATGACGACAAGATCTACTTCTTCTTCAGCGAGACCGGCAAGGAGTTCGAGTTCTTCGAGAACACCATCGTGTCCCGTGTGGCCCGCATCTGCAAG ggcGACGAGGGCGGCGGGCGCATCCTGCAGCAGCGCTGGACGTCCTTCCTGAAGGCCCAGCTGCTGTGCTCGCGGCCCGAGGACGGCTTCCCCTTCAACGTGCTGCAGGACGTCTTCACGCTGAGCCCCGGCCCCCAGGACTGGCAGGACACACTGTTCTACGGGGTCTTCACGTCCCAGTG GCACGGAGGGACCGCGGAGGGCTCTGCCGTCTGCGTCTTCTCCATGAGGGACGTGCAGAGGGTCTTCAACGGCCTCTACAAGGAGGTGAACCGGGAGACGCAGCAGTGGTACACGGTGACCTACCCGGCGCCCACGCCCCGGCCCGGCTCG TGCATCACCAACAGCACCCGGGAGAGGAGGATCCACTCGTCCCTGCAGCTGCCCGACCGCGTGCTGAACTTCCTCAAGGACCACTTCCTGATGGACGGGCAGGTCCGCAGccgcctgctgctgctgcagccgcAGGCCCGCTACCAGCGCGTGGCCGTGCACCGCGTCCTCGGCCTGCACGGTGCCTATGACGTCCTCTTCTTGGGTACCG GGGACGGCCGGCTGCACAAGGCAGTGAGCGTGGGCAACCGAGTGCACGTCGTCGAGGAACTGCAGGTCTTCCCTCCGGGCCAGCCGGTGCAGAACCTGCTCCTGGACACGGGCAGG GGACTGCTGTACGCGGCCTCCCACCTGGGTGTGGTCCAGGTGCCCGTTGCCAACTGCAGCCTGTACTGGACCTGCGGGGACTGCGTCCTGGCCCGGGACCCCTACTGCGCCTGGAGCGGCTCCAAATGCCTGCACTTCAGCCTCTACCGCTCTGAGGCGGCCTCCAG GCCGTGGGTCCAGGACATCGAGCGGGCCGATGCCCGCAACCTCTGCAATGCGTCTTGGACCAGGGCTCGGGTCGCTGTGCCAGCAG ACAAGCAGCCCTGTGCGCACGTCAGGTTCCAGCCCAACACGGTGAACACCCTGGCCTGCCCGCTGCTCTCCAACCTGGCGACGCGGCTCTGGCTGCATAACGGCGTCCCCGTCAACAGCTCCGCCTCCTGCCGGGTgctgcccactggggacctgctgCTGGTGGGCAGCCAGCAGGAGCTGGGCGAGTTCCAGTGCTGGTCCCTGGAGGGGAACTTCCAGCAGCTGGTGGCCAGGTATTGCCCCAAGGTGGAGGGCCCGGTGGCGGGCCGCGGTGGGAAGGTGCCTCTCACGTCGCGGGTGAGCGCGCCGGCCCAGGGCAAGGCCAGCTGGGGCGCGGCCAGGTCCTACTGGACCGAGTTCCTGGTGATGAGCGTGCTCTTCGTGTTTGCCGTGGTGCTCCTGCTGCTGTTTGCGCTCTACCGGTACCGGGACGGCATGAAGCTCTTCCTGAAGCAGGGGGAGTGCGCCAGCGTGCACCCCAAGACCCGCCCCGTGGTGGCGCCCCCCGAGACCCGGCCGCTCAACGGCGTCGGTCCTCCGAGCACCCCGCTCGACCACCGGGGCTACCAGGCCCTGTCGGACAACTCCCCGGGGCCGCGGGTCTTCACTGAGTCGGAGAAGAGGCCGCTCAGCGTGCACGACAGCCTGGTGGAGGTGTCTCCCGTGTGCCCCCGGCCCCGGGTCCGCCTGGGCTCTGACATCCGGGACTCCGTGGTGTGA
- the CIB1 gene encoding calcium and integrin-binding protein 1, whose protein sequence is MGSSGSRLSKELLAEYQDLTFLTKQEILLAHRRFCELLPQEHRSEEGSLQARVSLEQILSLPELKANPFKERICRVFSTSPTRDSLSFEDFLDLLSVFSDTATPDIKSHYAFRIFDFDDDGTLNREDLSQLVNCLTGEGEDTRLSTSEMKQLIDNILEESDIDRDGTINLSEFQHVISRSPDFSSSFKIVL, encoded by the exons ATGGGGAGCTCGGGCAGCCGTCTGTCCAAGGAGCTGCTGGCCGAATACCAG GACTTGACGTTCCTGACCAAGCAGGAAATCCTCCT AGCCCACAGGCGGTTCTGTGAGCTGCTTCCCCAGGAGCACCGGAGCGAGGAGGGGTCACTGCAGGCCCGAGTGTCCTTGGAGCAGATCCTCAGCCTTCCAGAGCTCAAG GCCAACCCCTTCAAGGAGCGCATCTGCAGGGTCTTCTCGACCTCCCCGACCAGAGACAGCCTGAGCTTTGAGGACTTCCTGGACCTCCTCAGCGTGTTCAGTGACACGGCCACACCAGACATCAAGTCCCACTATGCCTTCCGCATATTTG ATTTCGACGACGACGGGACCTTGAACAGAGAAGACCTGAGCCAGCTGGTGAACTGCCTCACGGGAGAGGGCGAGGACACGAGGCTCAGCACTTCGGAGATGAAGCAGCTCATCGACAAC atCCTGGAAGAGTCCGACATTGACCGGGACGGGACCATCAACCTTTCCGAGTTCCAGCACGTCATCTCCCGGTCCCCGGACTTCTCCAG CTCCTTCAAAATCGTCCTGTGA
- the GDPGP1 gene encoding GDP-D-glucose phosphorylase 1 yields the protein MAISQGSNETSYLLPPNKEDWEGRGIPDFVYGQQELLWEGVQWPEYAPSRPDALPGPGSRFDSALCSAWRQRMDLGLFRYCLGELQTQTLPGAVGFVAQLNVERGVQRRAPQSIGSMRQAFDPKQFNFTKIRPGEVLFRLRRKPDLPGALRQEDILVMINVSPLEWGHVLLVPEPALGLPQRLLPGALRAGLEAVLLSSHPGFRVGFNSLGGLASVNHLHLHGYYLAHRLPVERAPSERLDPGGHLHLLQAVPAPGFLFYTGGPEPDLEALISRVCRATDYLTDHEIAHNLFVTRGAPPGKTSPSSALTGVRVILWARKSSFKRKESEAFNVALCELAGHLSVKTSQDFGSLTEAASLALIQDCLLPPAQAEEVQAALVALASQKEP from the coding sequence ATGGCCATTTCACAGGGTTCAAATGAAACGTCCTATTTGCTGCCTCCAAACAAGGAGGACTGGGAAGGGCGAGGCATCCCTGACTTTGTCTACGGGCAACAGGAACTCCTGTGGGAAGGGGTTCAGTGGCCGGAGTATGCACCCAGTCGCCCAGACGCGCTGCCGGGGCCTGGCTCTCGTTTTGattctgctctctgctctgcctggAGGCAGCGGATGGACCTGGGGCTGTTTCGCTATTGCCTGGGGGAGCTGCAGACCCAAACCCTCCCTGGTGCCGTGGGTTTTGTGGCTCAGCTGAATGTGGAGCGAGGGGTGCAGAGGAGGGCCCCCCAGAGCATCGGCAGCATGAGGCAGGCGTTTGACCCTAAACAGTTTAACTTCACCAAAATCCGGCCGGGAGAAGTCCTCTTCCGTTTGCGCCGAAAGCCTGATCTCCCCGGTGCGCTCCGACAAGAGGATATCCTCGTGATGATCAATGTCAGCCCCCTGGAGTGGGGGCATGTGCTGCTGGTGCCGGAGCCGGCCCTGGGACTCCCCCAGCGCCTGCTGCCGGGTGCCCTTCGGGCTGGGCTGGAAGCTGTGCTGCTGAGCTCACACCCGGGCTTTCGCGTGGGCTTCAACAGCCTGGGTGGCTTGGCCTCCGTGAACCACCTCCACCTGCACGGCTATTACCTGGCCCACAGACTGCCTGTGGAGAGGGCACCAAGTGAACGCCTGGACCCTGGGGGCCATTTGCACCTGCTCCAGGCTGTCCCAGCTCCCGGCTTCCTCTTCTATACCGGTGGGCCAGAGCCGGACTTGGAAGCCTTGATAAGCAGGGTATGTCGAGCCACTGACTATCTGACTGACCACGAGATCGCACATAACCTGTTTGTGACCCGGGGAGCCCCACCTGGAAAGACTTCACCTTCCTCGGCTCTCACGGGGGTCCGGGTCATCCTCTGGGCCCGGAAGTCCagctttaaaaggaaggaaagtgaGGCCTTCAATGTTGCCCTCTGTGAGCTGGCCGGGCACCTCTCTGTCAAAACATCCCAGGACTTCGGCAGCCTCACAGAAGCAGCCTCTCTGGCCCTCATTCAAGACTGTCTGCTGCCCCCAGCGCAGGCGGAAGAGGTGCAGGCAGCGCTGGTGGCCTTGGCTTCCCAGAAGGAGCCATAA